Sequence from the Zeugodacus cucurbitae isolate PBARC_wt_2022May chromosome 5, idZeuCucr1.2, whole genome shotgun sequence genome:
tatagcgctttatacatagccgcgatacatcgaaacacaaaaaggcggaagcgaGATATAATATTATCCAGCCCCCTTTCATCTCATCTCTTTTATGCAGTTTCCAAAAAGCAATGGTTGATCCATAGGAAATATTAAAGCACCTctaaaaaataatgcatttgttattaaatagttttaaataaatctgGCAACTCTTTAAACCACTCAATTCCGAGTAACAAATAAATGACTCTCTCTTTGTAGTCAAGTATATTTCTCTCATTAATTAATCTAATTAGATTATTGTTGAATGGTCTTgattaataaaaagtaattaattagcttaaaaaagggttgccatcagtaactaaaaaaatatgtttatgattTATGTGTAACGAATAAGAGTTGTTTTTCTATTGTAAACGCTCTACAATAATTTTACCAAGTTGCCACCTAGattaaatacagaaaaaatCGCCTTTCctttatctattttatttttcaaacttagATTTTTAAACACTTAATGCACATATCGCCCAGCTTCTGGCAACATTTTCTGTTCCACCCATCTATCATTTTCATCATCGTACACTTCCACAGTGTCCTTCAGTGCACCATCGCCATAGCCACCTATCGCCCACAGTGTCTGATTCATAGACAAACCACAAATGCTACCGCGTGCCACATTCAAGCAGCATATCTTTGGAGAGAcgatatatataatttgagaAAATCTTATTGACACAAAACTCACCGTCGTCCATTTATTAGCTGACAAACTGTAGCGTTCGACCGTTCTCATTGCGCCATTGAACCAACCGCCGATCGCATAAATATGACCCATATGTACCACCACCTAAAAATACTCGTTACATAATTTTGACTTTTTCAACATTTAGCACTCACTCCAGGCCAACCGCGTGCTTCATTCATTTCCGCACATTGTGTCCAACTATTTTTCTTTGGATCATAAAGTTCCACAGACCGTAAATGCGCACGATTAAAGCCACCAATCACATAAAGTTTACCATCCAAGACTGCAGCACCAGCGCCGGCGCGACGTATGGACATGCTAGCTATAGTCTGCCAACGTCCAGCAATCGTGTCGAACCTAGAAAGATGTGAGAACTGTAAACGGTACAATGACGGTTAAGTCTAAGTCTCTTTCGAAACCACTTACTCTTCTACGATGTCCAGAGCTTGGTATTTTTCATCCTGTCCACCGCAGGCATATATTTTGCCATCCAAGAGCGCGACACTCATGTAAACGCGACGCTGTTCCATCGATGGCATTGGTTCCCAAGTTTTTGTACTCAAATTATAGCGATTGACGTGATTGCTCGGCTTGGTATTACGTTCTAAGCCGCCAATACAGATGATAATATGTTCCAATTGTACTACACAAAAGTTACTGCGCTCCAGTTTTATGTCGGTCCACTTCTGCCATATTTTAAGAGATTTGCTATAGCGGATTAGGCATTTGTCCACGTACCCCTCTGTATTGAGAATATATATTATGATTATGTCTAAACTTTTCATAAGTTCGTGTTCACTCACATCTCCTCGGGTTTGTACAATGATCCAGTAGGTTTCATCTTCGGTTTGCAGCACTTTGCGCGCCTTCGTGTAGCGCAGTGTTATGGTATCACGTGCGCAAGGTCGGAGCAACCATTCTACAGCCTTGTTCACGAGTAGCTCACAGCCCGGCAGCGTatttatatgtgaatatatgaaATCGACATCGAATTGTGTTAGTCGCAAACAAGCAATCAAATCGGGTAAGTGGGGTCTTCGTGCCTCCTCGTCATATTTATACCAACGCCGGATGGCCCAAAAGATATCCGCCTCCGAGCTTACATTCAAATCATCATGTTCAGCAATACGCTGCAAGTGTTCGACGCTGAAGTCTAAGAATTCAGGACTCTTACACACCTTAAAGAGTACGTGAGATGGAAGAGTGTAGAAATATTCTTCAAAGATTTACTTAAAATGTACTTACCTCTATGAAATTCCTAATTTCATAATCTGTAATACGTCGTCGTAAAATATTACACTGTTCCTTATTGTCTAGTAGATCCGCTCTAGCCAAGGTGTAGTCTAAAGAATTAGCTACTTCTTCTTGTAAACTTTCCTGTTGATTTGTAGTCGGAGATGTTTGAGGTCGTTCACAGTATATACCTGATGTTGCAGAGCTCGAGCAATCGCTGGATGAGCTACTCATCGATATTGGTGGGTCGTACGGAGTCAATAGTCGATCTTTTGAAGTACATCAAAGATTCCTAGAAAATAGCTCTAGAGTCTAGCTCAAAAGGTGTCCTGCAAT
This genomic interval carries:
- the LOC128921936 gene encoding kelch-like protein 17; translation: MSSSSSDCSSSATSGIYCERPQTSPTTNQQESLQEEVANSLDYTLARADLLDNKEQCNILRRRITDYEIRNFIEVCKSPEFLDFSVEHLQRIAEHDDLNVSSEADIFWAIRRWYKYDEEARRPHLPDLIACLRLTQFDVDFIYSHINTLPGCELLVNKAVEWLLRPCARDTITLRYTKARKVLQTEDETYWIIVQTRGDVKGYVDKCLIRYSKSLKIWQKWTDIKLERSNFCVVQLEHIIICIGGLERNTKPSNHVNRYNLSTKTWEPMPSMEQRRVYMSVALLDGKIYACGGQDEKYQALDIVEEFDTIAGRWQTIASMSIRRAGAGAAVLDGKLYVIGGFNRAHLRSVELYDPKKNSWTQCAEMNEARGWPGVSAKC